In Thiospirochaeta perfilievii, a single window of DNA contains:
- a CDS encoding bifunctional homocysteine S-methyltransferase/methylenetetrahydrofolate reductase, which translates to MIKDFIEKNIIISDGAMGTYYSELTKDSVNRVEEANLFNRDLITSIHKEYIESGASLIRTNTFAANTICLNISREKLKNIIENACLASKDAKGDKNLFIAGNIGPIPEFEDDGSKLLYKDILDEYKFIIDCFLNCGVNIFNFETFATDKYLKDVFEYIKLKDKDSFIMVQYSISKSGLTRVGISIDQLIQDSYPVDVLGFNCGTGPTHLINNIRDKSLKYPLSLYPNAGYPELVNNRTVFNSDPKYFAKVVLEGVDFGAKIIGGCCGTTPKYIKSINDLLNGNRAETPVVEVKKVETKESIPNSDKKHIIAVELDPPFKPNLDKLLESARELKDIGVDFITVADSPSGRMRLNSISVAARIKRDVNIDVMPHICCRDRNLIALKSDILAAHSEDIRKILVITGDPVPLEERDVVKKVFNCNSVSLMESISGFNKGVVSDSPFIIGGALNLNSKNLDVQLKKLEDKVEAGATLFLTQPIYDNRAIEFLSKIKKKPGVKILAGILPLVTYKNAQFLNNEFPGITIPDELIQRFNQDMSREEAQKIGINISIETVNRLKSFVDGFYFITPFFRTSMIREIISKALMNNR; encoded by the coding sequence ATGATAAAGGATTTTATAGAAAAAAATATAATTATTTCCGATGGAGCAATGGGAACATATTATTCAGAGTTAACAAAGGATTCTGTAAATAGGGTAGAGGAAGCTAATTTATTTAATAGGGACTTAATTACATCTATTCACAAAGAGTATATTGAAAGTGGTGCTTCTTTAATTAGAACTAATACTTTTGCTGCAAACACTATCTGTCTAAATATAAGTAGAGAGAAACTAAAAAATATTATAGAAAATGCTTGTTTAGCATCAAAGGATGCTAAAGGGGATAAAAATCTGTTTATTGCTGGTAATATTGGCCCTATACCAGAATTTGAAGATGATGGGTCAAAACTCTTATATAAAGATATTTTAGATGAGTATAAATTTATTATTGATTGTTTCCTCAATTGTGGTGTAAATATCTTTAATTTTGAAACCTTTGCTACAGATAAGTATTTAAAGGATGTATTTGAATATATTAAATTAAAAGATAAAGACTCTTTTATTATGGTTCAGTACTCTATATCGAAAAGTGGTTTAACAAGGGTTGGAATAAGTATAGATCAACTAATACAAGACTCTTATCCCGTTGATGTCTTAGGTTTTAATTGTGGAACAGGACCAACACACTTAATAAATAATATAAGGGATAAAAGTTTAAAATATCCCTTATCTCTCTATCCAAATGCAGGTTATCCAGAATTAGTTAACAATAGAACTGTATTTAATTCTGATCCTAAATATTTTGCAAAAGTAGTTTTAGAAGGGGTTGATTTTGGTGCTAAGATAATTGGTGGATGTTGTGGAACAACTCCTAAATATATAAAGAGCATAAACGATCTTTTAAATGGGAATAGAGCAGAGACTCCTGTTGTAGAGGTAAAAAAAGTTGAAACTAAAGAGAGCATTCCAAATAGTGATAAAAAACATATTATTGCAGTTGAACTTGACCCCCCATTTAAACCTAATTTAGATAAATTATTAGAAAGTGCTAGAGAGTTAAAGGATATAGGTGTTGATTTTATTACTGTAGCAGACTCACCCTCAGGGAGAATGAGGCTAAACTCCATATCTGTAGCAGCTAGAATTAAGAGGGATGTAAATATTGATGTAATGCCCCATATTTGTTGTAGGGACCGAAACTTAATAGCGTTAAAATCAGATATACTTGCAGCCCATAGTGAGGATATAAGAAAAATTCTAGTAATAACAGGGGATCCTGTTCCTTTAGAAGAGAGGGATGTTGTAAAAAAAGTATTTAACTGTAACTCTGTCTCTTTAATGGAGTCTATCTCTGGTTTTAATAAGGGAGTAGTTAGTGATTCTCCCTTTATTATTGGTGGTGCATTAAACCTAAACTCGAAGAACCTAGATGTTCAATTAAAAAAATTAGAGGATAAGGTTGAAGCTGGAGCTACACTTTTTTTAACTCAACCTATATATGACAATAGGGCCATAGAATTTTTATCAAAAATTAAAAAGAAACCAGGAGTGAAGATTTTAGCTGGAATACTACCTCTAGTTACATATAAAAATGCTCAATTCTTAAATAATGAGTTTCCAGGTATAACAATTCCAGATGAGTTAATCCAACGTTTTAATCAGGATATGAGTAGGGAAGAGGCCCAAAAGATTGGCATAAATATCTCTATAGAAACAGTGAACAGATTAAAGTCCTTTGTTGATGGCTTCTACTTTATTACACCATTTTTTAGAAC
- a CDS encoding 4Fe-4S binding protein — MKRKIVQIIFIVLSVLGLITVNYTMFIVFLISSLILGPFFCGWLCPLGFAQDILSKIGKFLHLPRIRVNKNVERVIKFSRYILFIFILFGFSFAILLDSPYRVFAGVLSWNFKFISISSWVIFGILMIIGLFIERPFCRYLCFEGARYGAVSTLRIFSINREVKTCINCKKCDKECPMQVNISTVKHVRDPSCINCLECINSCPVEGCLTYNFVLNKINKEIK; from the coding sequence ATGAAAAGGAAAATAGTACAAATTATTTTTATAGTTTTATCAGTTCTGGGGCTTATAACAGTTAACTACACAATGTTTATTGTTTTTTTAATCAGTTCACTTATACTAGGACCATTTTTTTGTGGATGGTTATGTCCCTTAGGTTTTGCCCAGGATATTTTATCAAAAATTGGTAAATTCTTACATCTCCCTAGGATAAGAGTAAATAAAAATGTAGAAAGAGTTATTAAATTTAGTAGGTATATTTTATTTATATTTATACTATTTGGTTTCTCTTTTGCCATTTTATTAGATAGCCCATATAGAGTCTTCGCCGGGGTACTAAGTTGGAACTTTAAATTTATATCTATATCTTCATGGGTTATATTTGGAATACTAATGATAATTGGGTTATTTATAGAGAGACCATTTTGTAGGTACTTATGTTTTGAAGGAGCAAGATATGGGGCAGTTAGTACCCTTAGAATCTTCTCAATTAACAGAGAGGTTAAAACCTGTATTAATTGTAAAAAATGCGACAAGGAATGTCCTATGCAAGTTAATATATCAACAGTTAAACATGTAAGAGATCCTAGTTGCATTAACTGTTTAGAGTGTATAAATTCTTGCCCAGTAGAGGGGTGTTTAACATATAATTTTGTTTTAAATAAAATAAACAAGGAGATAAAATGA
- a CDS encoding chlorophyllase/cutinase-like alpha/beta fold protein, with product MIFIPLFYYVLYIMLLFGIIPIRSLFFLNLLSTLIISFLFYFPIKYLKGKKIKFFIILINIIFFFLLKEFSRVSLKTTIILQIITTIMLLLLFSKHKYLNNISKGLFITLTALSMWQGFKIDYKSNLLQTETQVDLNFYEYNRLKIVDSSKYYNGNSGIAKLYDKMFWGFTKNLPLNGRVYYPKKSGVFPIVFILHGNALAENPSHKGYDYLLKHLAANGFIAVSIDENFLNGNWTSLGQGQPKENDARAFLLLEHIKLFDQLNRDKNSIFYNMVDISNIGLVGHSRGGEAVSIAAKYSYYPIKAVMSLSGTDRQFRESINLTNISYIALHGANDGDLKSFKARSQFNRISFTNDSEYNIKATYYLEGVNHSQFNSDWGLIDSTSLGKLFYGRNNNLKAIDQREIAKELSLKLFRFKLLNVVDEVKYLKQPSLIPTLPNTVIITDFLSSNYKPINYNLKTEDIHKRSFYKNGKSTWDFTINYNSKIILNNKLDSISTKNIIFSLANSSNKELDLLVNVIKDNSVKEFVYRLEPGISKNIFKINTFSKEDRIDPNFQYFQIPIDNKPWDRIEINLKNFEGSILFNNFYYL from the coding sequence ATGATTTTTATTCCTCTGTTTTATTACGTCCTATATATAATGTTACTTTTTGGAATTATTCCAATTAGATCTCTTTTTTTTCTAAATTTATTATCAACACTTATTATCTCTTTTCTGTTCTATTTTCCTATAAAATACTTAAAAGGAAAAAAGATTAAGTTTTTTATCATCTTAATAAATATTATCTTTTTCTTTTTACTTAAGGAGTTTAGTAGAGTTTCCCTTAAAACAACTATAATCCTCCAGATAATAACTACAATAATGCTATTATTGTTATTTTCTAAACATAAATATTTAAATAATATCTCCAAGGGGCTATTTATTACATTAACAGCTTTATCTATGTGGCAGGGTTTTAAAATTGATTATAAATCAAATCTTTTACAAACAGAGACACAAGTAGATCTTAATTTTTATGAGTATAACAGATTAAAAATAGTTGATAGTAGTAAATATTATAATGGGAATAGTGGCATAGCTAAACTATATGATAAGATGTTTTGGGGGTTCACAAAAAATCTCCCCCTAAATGGACGGGTATATTACCCCAAAAAAAGTGGAGTATTCCCAATAGTTTTTATACTACACGGTAACGCATTAGCAGAGAATCCATCCCATAAAGGTTATGACTACCTATTAAAACATTTAGCAGCTAACGGTTTTATTGCAGTTTCTATTGATGAAAATTTCCTAAATGGGAACTGGACGAGCCTTGGCCAAGGGCAACCTAAGGAGAATGATGCTAGGGCTTTTTTACTCTTAGAACATATAAAACTGTTTGATCAGCTAAATAGGGATAAAAACTCAATTTTTTACAATATGGTAGATATATCAAATATTGGGTTAGTTGGCCACTCTAGGGGAGGAGAAGCTGTTAGTATAGCAGCTAAATACTCATACTACCCAATAAAGGCTGTTATGTCCTTATCTGGGACAGATAGGCAGTTTAGAGAGAGTATAAACCTAACAAATATATCCTATATTGCACTGCATGGTGCTAATGATGGTGATCTTAAAAGTTTTAAGGCTAGATCCCAATTTAATAGGATCTCTTTTACAAATGATAGTGAGTATAATATAAAAGCAACCTACTACCTTGAGGGTGTGAACCACTCCCAATTTAATAGTGATTGGGGTTTAATTGACTCAACAAGTTTAGGAAAGCTTTTTTATGGAAGAAATAATAATTTAAAAGCAATTGATCAAAGAGAGATTGCAAAGGAGTTAAGTCTTAAACTATTTAGATTTAAGTTACTAAATGTAGTAGATGAAGTTAAATACCTTAAACAACCTAGTTTAATTCCAACTCTCCCTAATACAGTTATTATCACCGACTTTCTAAGTAGTAACTATAAGCCAATAAACTATAACTTAAAAACAGAAGATATTCACAAACGTTCGTTCTATAAAAATGGTAAAAGTACATGGGATTTTACGATTAATTACAACTCTAAAATTATACTAAATAATAAGCTAGATAGTATTTCAACTAAGAACATTATCTTCTCATTGGCAAACTCTTCTAATAAAGAATTGGATCTTTTAGTTAATGTTATTAAAGATAACAGTGTTAAAGAGTTTGTCTACAGGTTAGAACCAGGTATAAGTAAAAATATTTTTAAAATAAATACGTTCTCAAAGGAAGATAGAATTGATCCTAATTTCCAATACTTCCAAATTCCAATAGATAACAAGCCTTGGGATAGAATAGAAATAAATCTTAAAAATTTTGAAGGGAGTATATTATTTAATAATTTCTATTATTTGTAA